Proteins encoded by one window of uncultured Celeribacter sp.:
- a CDS encoding ParB/RepB/Spo0J family partition protein yields MVIATQKITLSSSRDIPFNKLVLSQSNVRRVKAGISIEELAESIARRGLIQSLHVRPELDSEGKETGLFEVPASGRRYRALELLVKQKRLNKTAPVPCIVSEASDDILIDEVSLAENIERAPLHPLDQFRAFQVLREKGMSEEEIAAAFFVDARVVKQRLRLVSVSPALLETYAEDGMTLEQLMAFTISDDHARQEQVWEAIKDSWQKEPYTIRRMLTETTVRASDKRALFVGIETYEAAGGYVLRDLFQQDDGGWLQDPALLDRLAGEKLKAKAETIAAEGWKWIEVAVDFPYGHTSGMRRLAGTTIDQTDDERAEREKLRDEFDALEVEYAEADEFPDEVDARLGEIEEALEAFEARPMRYDADQMARAGVFVSIRHDGQLAVERGYVRADDDAVDGQEGQGADGCSLEGGESGGMQRAVITLGGTATEAEEDEELETIRPLPDRLVSELTAHRTLALRDAVAANPHVAMTALLHRLVTDCFLPHSAKGCLEAHVREVHFPAQADDLGESVSAKSIKDRHERWGDHIPADDVALWDWLSGQDDDTRMELLAHCVSFGVNALHEKPNPYGGMGVSQHGLDVRLSQADRLARATGLDMVAVGWRPTVANYLGRVTKPRIIEAVREGAGERSAQLIDHLKKGDMAKEAERLLAETGWLPEPLRMVDPDADAGGDTEADDLPEFLAGDGEDEDATEDEEQSMVAAE; encoded by the coding sequence ATGGTCATTGCCACGCAGAAGATCACCCTGTCGTCCTCGCGCGACATCCCCTTTAACAAGCTGGTGCTCAGCCAGTCCAATGTCCGGCGGGTGAAAGCCGGGATCTCGATCGAGGAACTGGCCGAGTCCATCGCCCGCCGCGGGCTGATCCAGTCCCTGCATGTCCGCCCCGAACTCGACTCGGAAGGCAAGGAGACCGGCCTCTTCGAAGTGCCCGCCAGCGGCCGCCGCTACCGTGCGCTGGAACTCTTGGTCAAGCAGAAGCGCCTCAACAAGACCGCGCCGGTGCCCTGTATCGTCTCGGAGGCCAGTGACGACATCCTCATCGACGAGGTCTCGCTCGCCGAGAATATCGAGCGCGCGCCGCTGCATCCGCTCGACCAGTTCCGCGCCTTCCAAGTGTTGCGCGAGAAGGGCATGAGCGAGGAGGAAATCGCCGCCGCCTTCTTCGTCGACGCCAGGGTCGTGAAGCAGCGCCTGCGCCTGGTCTCGGTCTCGCCGGCGCTGCTCGAGACCTATGCCGAGGACGGCATGACGCTGGAACAGCTCATGGCCTTCACAATCTCCGACGACCATGCCCGGCAGGAACAGGTCTGGGAGGCGATCAAGGATAGCTGGCAGAAGGAGCCCTATACCATCCGGCGCATGCTGACCGAAACCACAGTGCGGGCCTCCGACAAACGGGCGCTCTTCGTCGGCATCGAGACCTACGAGGCGGCGGGCGGCTATGTGCTGCGCGATCTCTTCCAGCAGGACGATGGCGGCTGGCTCCAGGACCCGGCGCTGCTCGACCGGCTGGCGGGCGAGAAGCTGAAGGCCAAGGCCGAGACCATCGCCGCCGAGGGCTGGAAGTGGATCGAGGTCGCCGTGGACTTCCCCTATGGCCATACCAGCGGCATGCGCCGTCTGGCCGGCACCACCATCGACCAGACTGACGACGAACGTGCCGAGCGTGAGAAGCTGCGGGACGAGTTCGACGCACTGGAGGTGGAATATGCCGAGGCAGACGAATTCCCCGACGAGGTTGATGCCCGCCTTGGCGAGATCGAGGAGGCGCTGGAGGCCTTCGAGGCCCGGCCGATGCGCTATGACGCCGACCAGATGGCCCGTGCAGGTGTCTTCGTCAGCATCCGCCATGATGGCCAGCTCGCCGTCGAGCGCGGCTATGTCCGTGCCGACGATGATGCGGTGGACGGTCAGGAAGGGCAGGGGGCCGATGGGTGTTCTCTCGAGGGCGGCGAGTCCGGTGGTATGCAGCGCGCTGTCATCACCTTGGGCGGTACGGCGACCGAAGCCGAGGAGGACGAAGAGCTTGAGACCATCCGGCCGCTGCCCGATCGGCTCGTTAGCGAGCTGACCGCGCATCGCACGCTGGCGCTCCGCGATGCCGTGGCGGCGAACCCGCATGTCGCCATGACGGCGCTGCTGCATCGGCTGGTCACCGATTGCTTCCTGCCGCATTCCGCCAAGGGGTGCCTCGAGGCCCATGTCCGGGAGGTTCATTTCCCGGCACAGGCCGATGATCTGGGTGAAAGCGTTTCGGCGAAGTCCATCAAGGATCGGCATGAACGCTGGGGCGATCATATTCCGGCCGATGATGTCGCGCTCTGGGACTGGCTCTCCGGTCAGGACGACGACACCCGGATGGAGTTGCTCGCGCATTGTGTCAGCTTCGGCGTCAACGCCTTGCACGAGAAGCCCAACCCCTATGGCGGTATGGGCGTCAGCCAGCACGGGCTCGACGTGCGCCTGTCCCAGGCCGACCGGCTGGCGCGGGCGACCGGGCTCGACATGGTGGCGGTGGGCTGGCGCCCGACCGTCGCCAACTATCTCGGCCGCGTGACCAAGCCGCGGATCATCGAGGCGGTGCGTGAGGGCGCCGGCGAGCGATCGGCCCAGCTCATCGATCACCTGAAGAAGGGTGACATGGCGAAGGAGGCCGAGCGCCTGCTGGCCGAAACCGGCTGGTTGCCGGAGCCGCTGCGCATGGTCGATCCCGATGCGGACGCCGGGGGCGACACGGAGGCGGATGATCTGCCTGAATTCCTTGCCGGCGATGGCGAGGATGAAGACGCCACGGAGGACGAAGAGCAGTCGATGGTCGCCGCCGAATGA
- a CDS encoding cysteine desulfurase: MFDVNAIRADFPILSRQVNGQPLTYLDSGASAQKPQVVIDAITKAYSEEYANVHRGLHYLSNLATDKYENTRQVVAKFLNAGHEDEIVFTSGTTEGINLVAYSWAMEQLQPGDEIVLSVLEHHANIVPWQFLRERQGVVLKWVDCAPDGSLDPQAVIDAMGPKVKLVAVTHMSNVTGTKVDVKTICHAARARGIATLIDGSQASVHGPVDVQDLGCDFYPITGHKLYGPSGSGAIYIRAERQAEMRPFMGGGDMIDTVTKDTVTYAKPPLKFEAGTPGIVQTIGMGVALDYMMQIGMENIAAYEAKLAAYASEKLQNLNWLNVQGTAPGKGAIFSFTMEGAHPHDISTVLDKKGVAVRAGSHCAMPLMQHLGVTATCRASFAMYNTSEEVDRLVDALELCREFFG; this comes from the coding sequence ATGTTTGACGTCAACGCCATTCGTGCCGATTTCCCGATCCTGTCGCGGCAGGTCAACGGTCAGCCTCTGACCTATCTCGACAGCGGCGCCTCGGCGCAAAAACCACAGGTGGTGATCGACGCGATCACCAAGGCCTATTCCGAAGAATACGCCAATGTTCACCGTGGCTTGCACTATCTTTCTAATCTTGCGACCGACAAATACGAGAACACCCGCCAAGTGGTGGCCAAGTTCCTGAACGCCGGTCATGAAGACGAGATCGTCTTTACCTCCGGCACCACCGAGGGGATCAACCTTGTCGCTTATTCCTGGGCGATGGAGCAGTTGCAGCCGGGCGATGAGATCGTGCTCTCCGTTCTGGAGCATCACGCCAATATCGTGCCTTGGCAATTCCTGCGCGAACGTCAGGGTGTGGTTCTGAAATGGGTGGATTGCGCGCCGGACGGCAGCCTTGATCCTCAGGCCGTGATTGACGCCATGGGGCCCAAGGTCAAACTCGTCGCCGTGACGCATATGTCCAATGTGACTGGCACCAAGGTTGACGTCAAAACCATTTGTCACGCGGCGCGCGCGCGTGGCATCGCGACTCTCATTGATGGCTCTCAGGCCTCGGTGCACGGGCCTGTCGATGTGCAAGACCTCGGGTGTGATTTCTATCCCATTACGGGCCATAAACTCTACGGGCCGTCGGGCTCCGGCGCGATCTATATTCGCGCGGAACGTCAGGCGGAGATGCGGCCTTTCATGGGCGGCGGCGACATGATCGACACGGTGACCAAAGACACCGTGACCTATGCCAAACCGCCTTTGAAATTCGAGGCCGGCACGCCGGGCATCGTCCAGACCATCGGCATGGGTGTGGCGCTCGATTACATGATGCAGATCGGTATGGAGAACATCGCCGCCTATGAGGCCAAACTGGCCGCTTATGCCTCAGAGAAGCTGCAAAACCTCAATTGGCTCAACGTTCAGGGGACGGCGCCGGGGAAGGGCGCGATTTTCTCCTTCACCATGGAGGGCGCACATCCGCATGACATTTCGACCGTCCTCGACAAAAAAGGCGTCGCCGTGCGCGCGGGCAGCCATTGTGCCATGCCCTTGATGCAGCACCTGGGCGTTACCGCTACCTGCCGGGCATCTTTCGCGATGTATAACACCAGCGAAGAGGTCGACCGTCTGGTGGATGCACTGGAGCTTTGCCGGGAATTCTTTGGCTAA
- the radC gene encoding DNA repair protein RadC, giving the protein MMRSTRTSAIEAQPLRFSAQDQAVVYEARQILLRHLNQNPVLTSWQAVLDYCALTIRGDVERFHVLYLDRRNRPISDECLAIGTVDHVPVYPREVLRRCLALNASALIIVHNHPAGDPEPSAADLAMTKEIGNACASLGGILHDHIITGAGRETSLRARGEL; this is encoded by the coding sequence ATGATGCGAAGCACGAGAACATCCGCCATCGAAGCACAGCCGCTCCGGTTCTCCGCCCAGGATCAGGCCGTGGTCTATGAGGCCCGGCAGATCCTGCTGCGCCACCTCAATCAGAACCCTGTCCTGACGTCCTGGCAGGCGGTGCTCGATTATTGCGCGCTCACCATCAGGGGCGATGTGGAGCGCTTCCATGTCCTCTATCTCGACCGGAGGAACCGGCCGATCTCCGACGAATGCCTCGCAATCGGCACGGTCGATCATGTCCCGGTCTATCCCCGGGAGGTGCTGCGGCGCTGCCTGGCACTCAATGCCTCGGCGCTGATCATCGTGCACAATCATCCGGCCGGCGACCCCGAGCCCTCGGCGGCCGACCTCGCGATGACGAAAGAAATCGGGAACGCCTGTGCGTCCCTAGGGGGGATACTGCACGACCACATCATCACCGGGGCTGGCCGGGAGACCAGCCTGCGTGCCCGCGGTGAGCTCTGA
- a CDS encoding antitoxin of toxin-antitoxin stability system has protein sequence MPDIVETIVYRFDELSETARESARAWYREGGFDDDWYDAVYEDFQSIAEILGLNLKTRTVRLMGGGTRQEPCIWFRGFWSQGDGACIETFYAYREGTPRRIREYAPQGSELHRIADALQAVQQHNFYQLRAEATHRGHYYHEYCMAISVERDSPPWQDMTANAEEVVIEALRDLARWLYRQLEREYDYRSADDVVDETIVANGYTFTEAGQRFG, from the coding sequence ATGCCTGATATTGTCGAAACCATCGTCTACCGGTTTGATGAGCTTTCCGAGACGGCACGGGAAAGCGCCCGCGCCTGGTATCGCGAAGGTGGCTTCGACGATGACTGGTACGATGCGGTCTATGAGGATTTCCAGAGCATCGCGGAAATCCTTGGGCTGAACCTCAAGACCCGAACCGTCCGGTTGATGGGCGGCGGCACACGGCAGGAACCCTGCATCTGGTTCCGAGGCTTCTGGAGCCAAGGCGATGGCGCCTGCATCGAAACCTTCTATGCCTACCGCGAGGGCACCCCACGCCGGATCAGGGAATACGCACCGCAGGGCTCCGAGCTGCACCGCATCGCCGATGCCCTGCAAGCGGTCCAGCAGCACAATTTCTACCAGCTTCGCGCCGAAGCCACCCATCGCGGCCATTATTACCATGAGTATTGCATGGCGATCTCGGTCGAGCGTGACAGCCCGCCCTGGCAGGACATGACCGCCAATGCCGAGGAGGTGGTTATCGAGGCGTTGCGCGATCTGGCTCGCTGGCTCTACCGCCAGCTCGAGCGTGAATACGATTATCGGTCCGCGGATGACGTCGTCGATGAGACCATCGTCGCCAACGGCTACACCTTCACTGAAGCCGGCCAACGGTTCGGGTGA
- a CDS encoding YIP1 family protein, translated as MGVVTDIAKSYRAPRVVLRHRLAGGENEGSALVTLMLACGLIFVAQWPRLSRLAFETGQEVQMLMGATLLSWLFIMPLAFYVLSGIVAFVLRVLKTPATGFETRMALFWGLLCAAPLWLLWGLTAGFVGDGAATTAVGVLALAALIYFWGAMLSEVAHTPEKES; from the coding sequence ATGGGCGTCGTCACCGACATTGCAAAGAGCTACCGCGCGCCGCGCGTGGTGCTCCGTCACAGGCTGGCGGGTGGGGAGAATGAGGGCAGTGCCCTTGTGACCCTGATGCTGGCCTGTGGGTTGATCTTTGTGGCGCAATGGCCGCGTCTGTCGCGGCTTGCGTTCGAGACCGGCCAAGAGGTGCAAATGCTGATGGGGGCCACGTTGCTCAGTTGGCTGTTCATCATGCCTTTGGCCTTCTACGTGTTGTCGGGGATTGTCGCGTTTGTTCTGCGTGTGCTCAAGACGCCCGCCACCGGCTTCGAGACCCGCATGGCGCTGTTTTGGGGCCTTCTCTGTGCCGCGCCCCTGTGGCTCTTGTGGGGCCTGACGGCGGGCTTTGTCGGCGATGGGGCGGCCACAACTGCGGTGGGCGTTTTGGCGCTGGCCGCTTTGATCTATTTCTGGGGCGCGATGTTGTCTGAAGTCGCCCACACACCTGAGAAAGAGAGCTGA
- a CDS encoding Fic family protein → MTSQTRGRQRSAINFRKTSLIVINIHEIHRLNINHRDQELNFMEQVQRNPFSGAVTVFHERWLPEEATPAGYAALIDAYALATPLPRTLSAIGPRHKVYAADGWRLYTPRHEPEASLIGHLTFALRYEGLDLAVLKRLFKAIGPEPIQAIVEAAPTGSYARRIWFLYEWLLGEALDLPDATRGNYAPVVDAKLQWDAEGAPSPRHRVRNNLPGTPDFCPMIFRTPAIEAFIARDLAAEARAVLAEVPADLLARTAAFLLLKDSRSSFQIEGENPPQDRIRRWGQIIGDAGRHPIDRAELERLQRIVIGDARFVHLGLRQEGGFIGEHDRSTGAPLPDHVSARHEDLPALIAGLEAFDRDIAPGLDPVLAAACLAFGFVYIHPFEDGNGRLHRYLIHHVLAARGFNPPGLVFPVSAVILERIDAYRQVLESYSRRLLPHVNWRPTDRGNVEVLNDTGDFYRFFDATPHAEFLFACVAQTIDHDLPAETRFLRAYDGFKSRVSGLIDMPDRVLDLLFRFLHQNGGRLSGRARAKEFAALTDEEADQIEAIYAELQDEF, encoded by the coding sequence ATGACCTCGCAGACCCGAGGGCGACAGCGCTCCGCCATCAACTTTCGCAAAACTTCATTGATTGTAATCAATATTCATGAGATACACCGACTTAATATCAATCATCGGGACCAAGAACTGAATTTCATGGAGCAGGTGCAAAGGAATCCGTTTTCAGGTGCCGTAACCGTTTTTCACGAGCGCTGGCTCCCCGAGGAGGCCACACCTGCGGGCTATGCTGCGCTGATCGATGCCTATGCGCTCGCAACGCCCCTGCCCCGGACACTTTCCGCCATCGGCCCACGTCACAAGGTCTACGCGGCCGACGGCTGGCGCCTCTACACGCCCCGCCATGAACCCGAGGCGAGCCTCATCGGTCATCTGACCTTCGCGCTGCGCTACGAGGGGCTGGATCTGGCAGTTCTCAAGCGGCTGTTCAAGGCAATCGGGCCAGAGCCGATCCAGGCCATTGTCGAGGCTGCCCCGACGGGCAGCTACGCGCGCAGGATCTGGTTCCTCTACGAATGGCTCCTCGGCGAAGCATTGGATCTGCCCGACGCCACGCGCGGCAATTACGCGCCCGTGGTAGATGCCAAGCTCCAATGGGATGCAGAGGGCGCCCCCTCGCCGCGCCACCGGGTCCGCAACAACCTGCCCGGCACCCCGGATTTCTGCCCGATGATCTTCCGCACTCCGGCAATCGAGGCCTTCATCGCCCGCGATCTGGCAGCCGAAGCCCGCGCGGTACTGGCCGAGGTGCCCGCCGATCTGCTCGCGCGCACTGCGGCCTTCCTGCTGCTCAAGGATTCACGGTCGAGTTTCCAGATCGAAGGCGAGAACCCGCCCCAGGATCGTATCCGGCGCTGGGGCCAGATCATCGGTGACGCCGGGCGACATCCGATCGACCGGGCAGAACTCGAACGCCTGCAACGAATCGTCATCGGCGATGCCCGCTTCGTCCATTTGGGCCTGCGGCAAGAGGGCGGCTTCATTGGCGAGCACGACCGCTCGACTGGCGCCCCCCTGCCCGATCACGTCAGCGCCCGGCATGAAGACCTGCCTGCGCTGATCGCCGGGCTCGAAGCGTTCGACCGCGATATCGCCCCGGGGCTCGACCCTGTTCTGGCTGCCGCCTGCCTCGCCTTCGGCTTCGTCTATATCCACCCGTTTGAGGACGGCAACGGGCGCCTCCATCGCTACCTGATCCACCACGTGCTTGCTGCACGCGGCTTCAATCCGCCCGGGCTGGTCTTCCCGGTGTCGGCGGTGATCCTCGAGCGCATCGACGCCTATCGGCAGGTGCTCGAGAGCTATTCGCGTCGACTGCTGCCCCATGTCAACTGGCGCCCAACCGATCGCGGGAACGTCGAGGTGCTGAACGACACCGGCGATTTCTATCGCTTCTTCGATGCCACGCCCCATGCCGAATTCCTCTTCGCCTGCGTCGCCCAGACAATCGACCATGACCTGCCTGCAGAGACCCGGTTCCTGCGTGCCTATGACGGGTTCAAGTCCCGCGTCTCGGGCCTGATCGACATGCCCGACCGCGTGCTCGACCTGCTGTTCCGCTTCCTACACCAGAACGGCGGCAGGCTTTCCGGACGCGCCAGAGCGAAGGAGTTCGCCGCTCTGACCGATGAGGAGGCCGACCAGATCGAAGCCATCTATGCGGAGTTGCAGGACGAGTTCTGA
- a CDS encoding DUF2958 domain-containing protein: MILLTGTQRNRLLANGHDRDQDQIPVVKFFNPFGAGVWLATELDEDGDIMFGLADIGYPELGSWSLNELRSIRLPFGMGIERDLLFTGDVPISVWAEAAREAGSIRDAERLLYRAGRLSGGTPPDTELPPS; the protein is encoded by the coding sequence ATGATCCTCCTGACCGGTACACAGCGCAATCGGCTGCTGGCGAATGGCCACGATCGCGATCAGGATCAAATTCCGGTCGTGAAGTTCTTCAATCCCTTCGGCGCCGGTGTCTGGCTCGCGACCGAGCTCGACGAGGACGGCGACATCATGTTTGGACTGGCCGACATTGGGTACCCCGAGCTTGGCTCCTGGAGCCTCAACGAACTGCGCTCGATCCGGCTGCCCTTCGGCATGGGTATCGAGCGGGATCTGCTGTTCACGGGGGACGTCCCGATCTCGGTCTGGGCCGAGGCCGCCCGCGAGGCCGGCAGCATTCGCGATGCCGAGCGCCTGCTTTATCGCGCGGGCCGCCTGTCAGGCGGGACACCCCCCGATACGGAACTCCCGCCTTCCTGA
- a CDS encoding zincin-like metallopeptidase domain-containing protein, with translation MAREHRAARKSGPRTNLYDDITDKIIVELEEGRLPWVQPWGTAAAQASLAMPCNASTGRQYSGINVLILWGAVIQQGYPTQHWLTFRQALSLGGNVRKGERGTTVVYADRFSPEDEKRRARETGEDANSIPFLKRFTVFNAAQCEGLPEDIAIEAPPPPPGLIEPRVEALIAATGIDFRIGGNRAFYVPALDYVQVPTPQAYFEPINWHRTALHEMGHATGHSSRLGRDFSGGFGTKKYAFEELIAEISSAFCCASLGIVPTVRHADYIGSWLEVMREDSRAIVRAASQASKAADWLLAHLPDDSTDVERQTPTEGRAAA, from the coding sequence ATGGCAAGAGAGCATCGCGCGGCCCGCAAGAGCGGCCCGCGCACCAACCTTTATGACGACATCACCGACAAGATTATCGTAGAGCTGGAGGAGGGTCGACTGCCCTGGGTTCAGCCCTGGGGGACGGCGGCGGCGCAGGCGTCGCTCGCCATGCCGTGCAACGCCAGCACAGGTCGGCAATATTCCGGGATCAATGTCCTGATCCTCTGGGGCGCCGTGATCCAGCAGGGCTATCCAACCCAGCACTGGCTGACCTTCCGCCAGGCGCTGTCGCTCGGCGGCAATGTCCGCAAGGGCGAGCGGGGCACGACCGTCGTCTATGCCGACCGCTTCTCGCCTGAAGACGAGAAGCGCCGCGCCCGGGAGACCGGAGAAGATGCAAACAGTATCCCGTTCCTGAAGCGCTTTACCGTGTTCAATGCGGCGCAATGCGAGGGGCTGCCCGAAGACATCGCGATCGAAGCGCCGCCACCGCCGCCCGGGCTGATCGAGCCGCGGGTCGAGGCATTGATCGCGGCGACCGGTATCGACTTCCGGATCGGCGGTAATCGCGCCTTCTATGTTCCCGCGCTCGATTACGTGCAGGTGCCAACTCCGCAGGCCTATTTCGAGCCGATCAACTGGCACCGGACCGCCCTGCACGAGATGGGGCATGCCACGGGGCACAGCTCCCGCCTAGGGAGGGATTTCTCGGGCGGTTTCGGCACGAAGAAATACGCCTTCGAGGAACTTATCGCCGAGATTTCGAGCGCGTTCTGTTGCGCCTCGCTAGGGATCGTCCCGACTGTGCGCCACGCCGATTACATCGGCTCTTGGCTGGAGGTGATGCGCGAGGATTCCCGCGCGATCGTCCGTGCCGCCTCGCAGGCCAGCAAGGCGGCCGACTGGCTGCTGGCCCATCTGCCCGACGACAGCACCGATGTTGAGCGGCAGACCCCGACGGAAGGGAGGGCCGCGGCATGA